A window of the Hypomesus transpacificus isolate Combined female chromosome 10, fHypTra1, whole genome shotgun sequence genome harbors these coding sequences:
- the eif4a2 gene encoding LOW QUALITY PROTEIN: eukaryotic initiation factor 4A-II (The sequence of the model RefSeq protein was modified relative to this genomic sequence to represent the inferred CDS: deleted 1 base in 1 codon; substituted 1 base at 1 genomic stop codon), with translation MRQTRSTTSSRNSAQTRMALLSATMPADVLEVTKKFMRDYILVKGELTLEGITPFYINVERXEWRLDTLCDLYETDRSSPKAVIFLNTRRIVDWLTEDARLGFYSLPWPVELMYSKFP, from the exons ATGAGGCAGACGAGATCTACGACATCTTCTAGAAACTCTGCACAAACACGG ATGGCCCTGCTCTCAGCCACCATGCCTGCGGACGTGCTGGAGGTGACCAAGAAGTTCATGCGAGACTACATCCTGGTGAAGGGGGAGCTCACCCTGGAGGGCATCACGCCGTTCTACATCAACGTGGAGCGATAG GAGTGGAGGTTG GATACGCTGTGCGACCTGTACGAGACTGACCGATCATCACCCAAGGCGGTCATCTTCCTCAACACCAGGAGGATAGTGGACTGGCTGACAGAAGATGCACGCCTGGGATTTTACAGTCTGCCCTG